In Zhaonella formicivorans, one DNA window encodes the following:
- a CDS encoding toxin-antitoxin system protein, with product MPSNVRVTDNTWKTLREIATQAGESMQVILEKAVEDYRRKILLEEANKAYLALKNDSEAWQGEKKERLEWDETLKDNLEENE from the coding sequence GTGCCAAGCAATGTTAGGGTAACCGATAATACCTGGAAAACACTGCGGGAAATTGCTACCCAAGCAGGAGAATCTATGCAAGTGATCCTGGAAAAAGCGGTAGAAGATTACCGGCGTAAAATTCTTTTGGAAGAGGCGAACAAGGCTTACCTTGCTCTTAAAAATGATTCGGAAGCATGGCAAGGCGAAAAAAAGGAACGGCTGGAATGGGATGAAACTTTAAAAGATAATTTGGAGGAAAATGAATGA
- a CDS encoding aminotransferase class I/II-fold pyridoxal phosphate-dependent enzyme, whose translation MKHRQERTPVFDAVKKYFADGTVPFHVPGHKLGKGIPEFRDYVGENVLGIDLTCFPDTDNICNPRGVIAEAEALAAEAYGADHAFFLVNGTTSGIQAMIMSVCEPGDKIIIPRNAHKSAIGGLIMSGARPVYIEPEMNEDFGISMGVTPEKIAWTLHHHPDARAVFIINPNYYGTASDLAEIVAIAHSFGVPVIVDEAHGAHLKFHRELPVSAMEAGADLAASSTHKLVGSLTQSSILLLKEGLVNPKRVKAVLNLTQTTSPSYILLSSLDVARKQIATKGEELISRTIQLAKWVREELRAVQGLRLFGENLVGHPGCFAFDITKVTINVQGLGMSGYEMENILRSEFKLQVELSDLYNVIFLITLGDTWESVHYLVDCVKQIAGRRTLRNVVKFCPPVPEIPQVSVSPREAFYSSTKVIDLQDAAGEISAEAIMAYPPGIPLICPGEIITQEIIDYVNILKQEHADLQGTEDPQISRIKVLKPAVAKRIVEEDIVGEVG comes from the coding sequence ATGAAACATCGGCAAGAACGTACACCTGTATTTGACGCTGTAAAAAAGTACTTTGCTGATGGCACGGTCCCTTTTCATGTACCCGGTCACAAACTGGGTAAGGGAATCCCTGAGTTCAGAGATTATGTGGGAGAAAACGTTTTAGGCATAGATTTAACCTGTTTTCCCGATACGGATAATATCTGTAACCCCAGGGGTGTTATAGCCGAAGCTGAAGCTCTGGCTGCCGAAGCCTATGGTGCTGACCATGCGTTTTTCCTGGTCAACGGGACCACTTCCGGTATTCAGGCCATGATCATGTCAGTATGTGAACCGGGGGATAAGATTATAATCCCCAGAAATGCTCATAAATCTGCCATCGGAGGGCTGATTATGAGCGGGGCCAGGCCAGTCTATATAGAGCCTGAGATGAATGAGGACTTTGGCATTTCCATGGGGGTAACCCCGGAGAAAATTGCCTGGACACTGCACCACCATCCCGATGCCAGAGCCGTCTTTATTATTAACCCGAACTATTACGGCACCGCTTCCGATTTGGCGGAGATAGTGGCAATTGCCCATTCCTTTGGGGTGCCGGTAATCGTAGATGAGGCTCACGGTGCCCATTTAAAATTCCACCGGGAGCTACCTGTTTCCGCAATGGAAGCCGGTGCTGACCTGGCAGCCAGCAGCACCCATAAGCTGGTGGGTTCTTTGACTCAGAGTTCCATCCTTTTATTAAAGGAAGGTTTGGTCAACCCCAAGCGGGTGAAAGCAGTCCTTAACCTCACCCAAACTACCAGCCCTTCATATATACTGCTCTCTTCCCTGGATGTGGCAAGGAAGCAGATTGCCACCAAAGGAGAAGAATTGATTTCCCGTACTATACAGTTGGCCAAGTGGGTAAGGGAGGAGTTAAGGGCAGTTCAAGGCTTAAGGCTTTTCGGCGAGAATTTAGTCGGTCACCCCGGCTGTTTTGCTTTCGATATAACTAAAGTTACCATTAATGTGCAGGGCCTGGGAATGTCAGGTTATGAAATGGAAAATATTTTGCGCTCTGAATTTAAACTCCAGGTTGAACTGTCTGATCTGTACAACGTGATCTTTTTAATAACCCTGGGCGATACTTGGGAAAGCGTACATTACCTGGTGGACTGCGTAAAACAAATTGCAGGACGCCGTACCTTGAGAAATGTGGTCAAGTTCTGCCCGCCGGTGCCTGAAATTCCCCAGGTGAGCGTTTCCCCCAGGGAGGCTTTCTACAGCTCAACAAAGGTTATTGATCTGCAGGATGCAGCCGGAGAAATCAGTGCTGAGGCTATTATGGCTTACCCGCCGGGGATTCCGCTCATTTGCCCAGGTGAAATCATCACCCAGGAGATTATTGATTACGTCAACATTTTAAAACAGGAGCATGCTGACCTGCAGGGGACGGAAGACCCGCAGATCAGCAGGATTAAAGTATTAAAACCGGCTGTAGCCAAGAGAATAGTGGAAGAAGATATTGTAGGAGAGGTTGGTTAA
- a CDS encoding chemotaxis protein CheA, whose translation MQEELLKTFLAESEELIEDIDENLLALEKLPASKEIVDKLFRAFHTLKGSAGLVGFQDVMVVAHGLEDVLDEIRSGKRSVNTKLINLLLSGSDLLRAAIQMEMEGEKLPKGHLAGYLAELNENSSENTAVTMSREEKNWQDKDLSHIPLEKRTVLLSLLLDKAPLYYTGLTCPPDIFYRAIDPLSLFISAVKEGSGNFLYFSCSAEDLPTVQEFDPEQCYLRLEGITELGSLDNFLASLEFIADEAEIEAFPLSPEMLFAENLIFPLHRTEQELIKIEELVNILKTGPTGSKTDILAKLDEFLRAAREVQATFIWWQCETGYLNDSILLAHLLHIFVKRNDTYEDALNVIVEHVLELLNEYLSTYGEGAYPTLSPAAAAEEILELITLARPDSAGTLAVHKFSIAAPDHAPRSEMLRVESKKVDKLMELAEELMIIKNSLEYWLNAVQKAITEEAQAQAIKEQHLALTRVTREIQDEIATMRMVPIGQVFQKFTRFVRDTALKLGKEVSISFKGEDTCLDKNVVESLYEPLLHLIRNSIDHGMETSEDRRRAGKKVPGCISLNAYREGSSVIVEVEDDGRGIDCAKVLEKAVAKGLITVEEAERLSVKEIIRLIFKPGFSTADSITDISGRGVGMDAVLTVVEGLGGTVDLDSEGQKGTVVKISVPLTVTTSRVLVIQAGKVEVGIAVEDIERISSASKDQLRDYNGHKLITQGNNVVPLVHLGELLAVSGQENSATDEYRIVTLYNGVGAIVDKINGDENVVVRKIAGEIGQLPMYKGAALRGNGKVLMVLDAGYLKGCLGHAV comes from the coding sequence GTGCAGGAGGAATTGCTGAAAACTTTTTTGGCAGAATCAGAAGAGCTGATTGAAGATATAGACGAAAACTTGCTTGCTTTAGAAAAGTTGCCCGCTAGCAAAGAAATAGTGGATAAATTATTCAGGGCTTTTCATACCCTCAAAGGCTCCGCCGGTCTGGTGGGATTTCAGGATGTAATGGTAGTCGCCCATGGCTTGGAAGATGTGTTGGACGAAATAAGATCAGGTAAAAGGTCAGTTAATACTAAGCTGATTAATCTTTTACTTTCGGGTTCGGACCTTTTAAGAGCCGCTATTCAGATGGAAATGGAAGGGGAAAAGCTGCCCAAGGGACATCTGGCGGGTTATTTGGCTGAGCTGAATGAAAATTCAAGCGAAAACACAGCCGTGACAATGTCACGGGAAGAGAAGAACTGGCAGGACAAGGACTTATCCCATATCCCTTTGGAAAAACGCACCGTTCTTTTAAGCCTGCTGCTTGACAAAGCTCCGCTGTATTACACGGGTTTAACCTGCCCGCCAGATATATTTTACCGGGCCATCGACCCTTTAAGTTTATTCATTAGCGCCGTCAAGGAAGGCAGCGGGAATTTTTTATATTTTAGTTGTTCCGCAGAAGATTTGCCAACGGTCCAGGAGTTTGACCCGGAACAATGCTATCTCAGGCTGGAAGGCATTACCGAACTTGGTTCCCTGGACAATTTTTTAGCAAGCCTGGAATTTATCGCTGATGAAGCAGAGATAGAAGCTTTTCCGCTCTCCCCCGAAATGCTTTTTGCCGAAAATCTAATCTTTCCTCTGCACAGAACGGAACAAGAACTGATTAAAATAGAGGAATTGGTGAACATCCTAAAAACCGGTCCCACTGGAAGTAAGACCGATATTTTGGCGAAGCTGGATGAGTTCCTGCGAGCGGCCAGGGAAGTCCAAGCAACCTTCATCTGGTGGCAATGCGAAACGGGTTATCTCAATGACTCCATATTATTAGCCCATTTGCTGCATATTTTTGTAAAAAGAAACGATACTTACGAAGATGCTTTAAACGTTATTGTTGAGCATGTACTCGAGTTGTTAAATGAATACCTGTCTACCTACGGTGAGGGGGCTTACCCCACTCTTTCGCCCGCAGCCGCTGCCGAAGAGATTTTGGAATTAATAACTCTTGCACGGCCTGATAGCGCCGGTACATTGGCGGTCCATAAGTTTTCTATTGCTGCTCCTGACCACGCCCCTCGTTCGGAAATGCTCAGGGTGGAAAGTAAAAAAGTTGATAAGCTCATGGAACTGGCGGAAGAACTGATGATAATCAAAAACAGTTTGGAGTACTGGCTTAATGCCGTACAAAAGGCAATTACGGAGGAAGCTCAAGCGCAAGCTATAAAAGAACAGCATTTAGCCCTGACCAGAGTTACCAGGGAAATCCAGGATGAAATTGCCACAATGCGCATGGTGCCCATCGGGCAAGTTTTTCAAAAATTTACACGTTTTGTCAGGGATACGGCGCTTAAATTAGGTAAAGAAGTAAGCATTTCTTTTAAGGGAGAAGATACCTGTCTTGATAAAAATGTGGTGGAGAGTTTGTACGAGCCGCTGCTGCATTTAATCCGCAACTCCATTGATCACGGCATGGAAACCAGTGAGGATAGAAGGAGGGCAGGTAAAAAAGTACCGGGTTGTATCTCCCTAAATGCTTACCGGGAGGGAAGTTCTGTCATTGTAGAGGTTGAGGATGACGGGCGGGGAATTGACTGCGCAAAGGTCCTGGAGAAAGCAGTTGCCAAAGGGTTAATTACTGTCGAAGAAGCTGAGCGGCTTTCCGTTAAAGAAATAATTAGGCTGATTTTTAAACCGGGCTTTAGCACGGCAGACAGTATTACTGACATTTCCGGTCGGGGAGTGGGCATGGATGCGGTCTTAACAGTTGTAGAGGGTCTGGGGGGGACGGTAGACCTGGATAGTGAAGGACAAAAAGGCACGGTGGTAAAAATCTCGGTGCCTCTCACTGTGACTACCAGCCGGGTTTTAGTTATTCAGGCAGGTAAGGTCGAGGTAGGAATAGCGGTGGAAGATATAGAGAGAATAAGCAGCGCCTCAAAAGATCAGCTTAGGGACTATAATGGACATAAGCTTATAACCCAAGGTAACAATGTGGTGCCTCTGGTGCATTTAGGGGAATTGCTGGCTGTGAGCGGTCAAGAAAACAGCGCAACCGATGAATACAGAATTGTAACTTTGTACAACGGTGTAGGCGCAATCGTAGATAAAATAAACGGAGACGAAAATGTAGTAGTGAGGAAGATAGCAGGGGAGATTGGACAACTCCCCATGTATAAAGGCGCAGCTTTAAGGGGGAATGGTAAAGTGCTGATGGTCTTGGATGCCGGATATTTGAAAGGGTGCTTGGGACATGCCGTTTAA
- the groL gene encoding chaperonin GroEL (60 kDa chaperone family; promotes refolding of misfolded polypeptides especially under stressful conditions; forms two stacked rings of heptamers to form a barrel-shaped 14mer; ends can be capped by GroES; misfolded proteins enter the barrel where they are refolded when GroES binds): MAGKQLAFDEQARRALERGVNAVADAVKVTLGPKGRNVVLERKFGSPVITKDGVTVAKEIELKDPYENMGAQLCKEVASKTNDIAGDGTTTATVLAQAIVKEGLKNVAAGANPIFLKRGMDKAVEAAVKEIQKISIPVETRESIAHVASIAANDEAIGELIAEAMEKVGRDGVITVEDSKGMTTTVEVVEGMEFDRGYVSPYFVTNAETMEVNLEEPYILIHEKKISAIQDLLPLLEKVVRTGKPLLIIAEDIEGEALATLVVNKIRGTLNVAAVKAPGFGDRRKAMMEDIAILTGGTFISEDMGIKLENVDLGMLGQAKKVKINKEKTTIVEGVGSKEAVQARVNQIKRQIEETESDYDREKLQERLAKLAGGVAVIKIGAATETEMKEKKHRVEDALSATRAAVEEGIVPGGGTTLINIIPALDSVEASGDELVGVQTIRRALEEPLRQIASNAGLEGSVVVGKVKESPKGVGFNAVTEEYVDMIKAGIVDPAKVTRSALQNAVSIASMLLTTEAVVAEIPEKPKAGGPPMPPEMDY, from the coding sequence ATGGCTGGTAAACAACTAGCTTTTGATGAACAAGCCAGACGGGCTTTGGAACGCGGCGTCAACGCAGTTGCCGACGCAGTAAAAGTTACCTTAGGTCCAAAAGGCCGTAATGTTGTTCTGGAAAGAAAGTTTGGTTCGCCGGTTATTACCAAAGACGGCGTTACTGTAGCCAAAGAAATTGAGCTGAAAGATCCTTATGAAAACATGGGCGCCCAGCTGTGCAAAGAAGTAGCATCCAAAACCAATGATATCGCCGGTGACGGTACTACTACCGCTACTGTTTTAGCACAGGCCATCGTCAAAGAAGGGTTAAAAAATGTTGCTGCCGGTGCTAACCCCATTTTCCTCAAGAGAGGTATGGACAAGGCTGTGGAGGCAGCAGTAAAAGAAATTCAAAAAATCAGCATTCCCGTTGAAACCAGGGAGAGCATCGCTCACGTTGCTTCCATTGCTGCGAACGACGAAGCTATTGGCGAATTGATTGCCGAGGCAATGGAAAAAGTAGGCCGGGACGGCGTAATCACCGTGGAAGATTCCAAAGGCATGACCACCACTGTGGAAGTTGTTGAGGGTATGGAATTTGACCGCGGCTATGTATCCCCTTACTTCGTTACCAACGCGGAAACCATGGAGGTTAACCTGGAAGAGCCTTATATCCTGATCCACGAGAAAAAGATTTCAGCTATCCAGGACCTGTTACCGCTCCTGGAAAAAGTGGTCAGGACAGGTAAACCTCTCCTTATTATCGCCGAAGATATTGAAGGCGAAGCGCTGGCAACTTTGGTTGTCAACAAGATCCGCGGCACATTGAATGTGGCTGCTGTTAAGGCCCCCGGTTTTGGTGACCGCAGAAAGGCTATGATGGAGGATATTGCCATCTTAACCGGCGGTACATTTATCTCCGAAGATATGGGCATTAAGCTGGAAAACGTTGACCTTGGCATGCTTGGTCAAGCCAAGAAAGTTAAGATCAACAAAGAGAAAACCACAATTGTCGAAGGTGTCGGCTCTAAGGAAGCCGTTCAAGCCAGGGTTAATCAGATCAAGCGTCAAATCGAGGAAACCGAATCCGATTATGACCGCGAAAAACTGCAAGAAAGACTGGCTAAACTGGCTGGCGGCGTAGCTGTGATTAAGATTGGTGCCGCTACTGAGACTGAAATGAAAGAGAAGAAGCACCGGGTAGAAGATGCCCTCTCCGCTACCAGGGCTGCCGTGGAAGAAGGTATCGTTCCTGGCGGTGGAACTACCCTGATCAATATTATCCCTGCTTTAGACTCTGTTGAAGCCAGCGGCGATGAGCTGGTGGGTGTTCAGACCATCCGCCGTGCTCTGGAAGAGCCTCTGCGCCAGATCGCTTCCAACGCAGGTTTGGAAGGTTCCGTGGTTGTGGGTAAAGTAAAAGAATCGCCAAAAGGCGTCGGCTTTAACGCTGTAACTGAAGAATACGTTGATATGATTAAAGCAGGTATCGTTGACCCGGCAAAAGTTACCAGAAGCGCCCTGCAGAATGCGGTCAGCATCGCATCCATGCTCCTCACTACCGAAGCAGTGGTTGCTGAGATTCCGGAAAAACCAAAGGCCGGAGGACCTCCAATGCCTCCTGAAATGGATTACTAA
- a CDS encoding response regulator, which yields MAKVLIVDDSSTVRLSLKTALTNAGCTVEEAKDGVEALQKVNSNKFNAIFTDLNMPKMDGINFIREVRRIPNYRFTPIMMLTTESTLEKKEEGKKAGATGWIVKPFTPEQLTQVLKRINL from the coding sequence ATGGCAAAAGTATTGATTGTAGATGATTCAAGCACAGTGCGGCTGTCTTTAAAAACTGCTTTAACAAATGCGGGCTGTACGGTGGAAGAGGCAAAAGACGGTGTAGAAGCGCTGCAAAAAGTAAATTCAAATAAGTTCAATGCTATCTTCACAGATTTAAATATGCCCAAAATGGACGGGATTAATTTTATCAGAGAAGTGAGGAGAATTCCTAATTACCGCTTTACCCCTATCATGATGCTCACTACCGAATCAACCCTGGAAAAAAAAGAGGAAGGTAAAAAAGCAGGCGCTACAGGTTGGATAGTTAAACCCTTCACCCCAGAGCAACTGACTCAAGTTTTAAAGCGCATAAATTTATAA
- a CDS encoding STAS domain-containing protein — MPFNLTENKVTLSGSFGIEEVSECWDLIKGRGIENFAELDLSGLEKIDLAGWQIVLMLLRECPGIEVKKPLAPAQELELLVAALSIKRGA; from the coding sequence ATGCCGTTTAACTTGACAGAGAATAAAGTTACGCTCTCCGGCTCTTTTGGCATAGAGGAAGTAAGCGAATGCTGGGATTTAATCAAGGGCCGCGGGATTGAAAATTTTGCTGAACTGGATTTGTCCGGTCTCGAGAAAATAGATCTTGCCGGCTGGCAAATAGTACTTATGCTTTTGAGAGAATGTCCGGGGATTGAGGTGAAAAAGCCCCTTGCACCGGCACAGGAGTTGGAACTGCTTGTGGCTGCATTAAGTATCAAGAGGGGAGCGTAA
- a CDS encoding response regulator — MHILLVEEDLKSRIKLVHLLESWGHTVEECDNGFEAVKKFSRGYFQLVLSEVKLSQIDGLKLVKLLKSLEVKNPFEIILFTESYDIKTAIEAFREGANDYLLKPLSISDLDNALKRVLQRHEMLTDKQEYRIIICDDFLSREGIKAIFRHYANNFIVVGETSSVNNVLRLIDKNAPDLLFVDYTFAERDNILALCKTVKATYPGIKIFVLASQGNKRAAKEIIGAGANGFIIKQSLKQADNFLELVNMITEGKIYVDPELKKNNWHPMHADCAAVETLLTDKEFLVLRCLAEGKNNRQIAEQLFISCSTVRNYISSILNKLHLTDRASAIVYAVKYFSNI; from the coding sequence TTGCATATTCTGCTAGTAGAAGAAGATTTGAAGAGTAGGATAAAATTAGTACACCTTTTGGAAAGCTGGGGACATACGGTAGAAGAATGTGATAATGGCTTTGAGGCTGTCAAAAAGTTTAGCCGGGGTTATTTTCAATTAGTTTTGTCGGAAGTTAAATTATCGCAAATTGACGGTTTGAAACTGGTAAAGCTGTTAAAATCTTTAGAGGTAAAAAATCCCTTTGAGATAATTCTCTTTACAGAATCTTACGATATAAAAACTGCTATAGAAGCTTTCAGGGAGGGCGCCAATGACTACTTGCTCAAGCCTTTAAGCATAAGTGATTTGGATAATGCGCTCAAAAGAGTTTTACAGAGACATGAGATGTTAACCGACAAACAGGAATATAGGATCATAATCTGTGATGATTTTTTGAGTAGAGAAGGCATTAAAGCCATTTTCAGGCATTACGCCAATAATTTTATAGTAGTGGGAGAAACCTCGTCAGTCAATAATGTACTCCGTTTGATAGACAAAAATGCTCCTGATTTGCTTTTTGTTGATTATACCTTTGCCGAACGGGATAATATTTTGGCGTTGTGTAAAACAGTTAAAGCTACATACCCTGGTATTAAAATATTTGTTCTGGCCTCACAGGGAAATAAAAGAGCTGCAAAAGAGATTATCGGCGCAGGAGCTAACGGTTTTATTATCAAACAAAGTTTAAAGCAAGCTGATAATTTTTTGGAATTAGTAAATATGATTACTGAAGGTAAAATTTATGTTGATCCGGAGCTAAAAAAAAATAATTGGCATCCAATGCATGCTGACTGTGCTGCAGTGGAAACGCTCTTAACCGACAAAGAGTTTCTGGTGCTCCGGTGTTTGGCTGAAGGAAAAAATAACAGGCAAATTGCCGAACAGCTGTTTATTAGCTGCTCAACTGTCCGCAATTATATCAGCAGTATTCTGAACAAGCTGCACCTTACTGACCGGGCAAGCGCGATCGTGTATGCAGTAAAATATTTTTCCAACATATAG
- the groES gene encoding co-chaperone GroES, producing MLKPLADRVVVKVISAEEKTQGGIVLPDTAKEKPQEAEVVAVGPGKILENGSRQAPEVKVGDRVIFAKYSGTEVKLDGVEYLILRESDILAIK from the coding sequence ATGTTAAAACCATTAGCTGACCGGGTCGTGGTAAAAGTAATCTCCGCTGAGGAAAAAACCCAAGGAGGTATCGTTCTGCCCGATACTGCCAAGGAAAAGCCCCAGGAGGCAGAAGTTGTTGCAGTAGGTCCTGGTAAAATTTTAGAGAACGGGTCCAGGCAGGCTCCTGAGGTTAAAGTTGGGGATAGGGTTATTTTTGCCAAGTACAGCGGTACCGAAGTCAAGTTAGATGGTGTTGAATACCTGATCCTCAGAGAAAGTGATATTTTAGCAATAAAGTAA
- a CDS encoding methyl-accepting chemotaxis protein: MITALYIIGGLLSTVAAFLIGFQIGKKNAAVVPERVPETWKEELPEALTPIMSEPLVEGPEGKLITESEKEVITDVLTIAQKNIADVIKETEEAFLTLGHSISNMGETGKRLTKDVSEAITEASVMIKEASKKSLSVLAAFAGEVNASAQNCEEISDKILKDLSQFVERIGDIAAQTNLLSLNASIEAARAGEYGRGFAVVAGEVRKLSDTTAKTVKKVEELAGEMSASLKGIAQELKISKEQVDREQIQLQNSSAVSEEKLQNLISVVLGLIDQALEKMSEALTAVQFQDITRQKLEHVAVTLEEIKGGLSESGNIDTNLLNNLARKYSTFAERKNHLEVTGKQLGQEGIVGRVSGELGTNIEFF; encoded by the coding sequence GTGATAACAGCACTGTATATAATCGGCGGGCTGCTTTCGACGGTGGCGGCTTTCCTAATTGGTTTTCAGATTGGGAAGAAAAATGCTGCAGTAGTACCTGAAAGGGTGCCGGAAACATGGAAGGAAGAATTGCCGGAAGCGCTTACCCCTATCATGAGCGAGCCGTTAGTTGAAGGGCCTGAAGGGAAGCTAATAACAGAGTCGGAAAAAGAGGTCATAACCGATGTGCTCACCATAGCCCAAAAAAACATTGCCGATGTCATCAAGGAAACGGAAGAGGCGTTTCTTACCCTCGGTCATTCAATTTCTAACATGGGAGAGACAGGCAAGCGGCTAACAAAAGACGTATCTGAGGCAATAACGGAAGCCTCTGTGATGATTAAGGAGGCTAGCAAAAAATCCCTGTCCGTACTTGCTGCCTTTGCCGGCGAAGTCAATGCTAGCGCGCAAAACTGTGAAGAAATTTCTGATAAAATATTAAAAGATTTGTCCCAATTTGTGGAGCGAATCGGTGATATAGCAGCCCAGACAAACCTGCTGAGTCTAAATGCCTCCATCGAGGCTGCCAGAGCTGGGGAATACGGTCGCGGCTTTGCCGTAGTGGCCGGTGAAGTCAGAAAGCTTTCCGATACCACTGCCAAGACTGTGAAGAAGGTGGAAGAACTTGCAGGAGAAATGTCCGCTTCGTTAAAAGGTATAGCTCAGGAATTAAAAATAAGCAAAGAACAAGTGGACCGGGAACAAATTCAACTGCAAAACAGCTCCGCTGTATCCGAAGAAAAATTACAAAATCTCATCAGCGTGGTCCTTGGTCTAATCGACCAAGCTTTGGAAAAAATGAGCGAAGCACTTACTGCTGTACAATTTCAGGATATAACGAGGCAAAAACTGGAGCATGTTGCTGTTACATTGGAAGAGATTAAGGGAGGCTTAAGTGAATCTGGGAACATCGATACCAATCTGTTAAACAACCTTGCCCGGAAATACAGCACTTTTGCAGAAAGGAAAAACCATTTGGAAGTAACGGGAAAACAGCTGGGCCAAGAGGGAATCGTGGGCAGAGTATCTGGAGAGCTGGGAACAAATATCGAATTCTTCTAG
- a CDS encoding type II toxin-antitoxin system PemK/MazF family toxin: MKPSRGEIWLVDLNPVRGHEQAGKRPALVVSVDLFNHGPAELALVIPITTKKKSIPLHVEVSPMESGLHEISYIKCEDIRSVSRERLSMRIGSVSDKTLAMVEDRLRILLGL; the protein is encoded by the coding sequence ATGAAACCGTCAAGAGGTGAAATTTGGCTGGTTGACTTAAACCCTGTTAGGGGACATGAGCAAGCGGGAAAAAGACCGGCCCTGGTGGTATCTGTTGACCTTTTCAATCATGGACCGGCTGAACTGGCACTTGTAATACCAATAACAACAAAAAAGAAAAGTATTCCTTTACATGTTGAAGTTAGCCCAATGGAATCCGGTTTACATGAAATAAGCTATATAAAATGCGAAGATATTAGATCTGTTTCGAGAGAGCGTTTGTCTATGCGGATAGGGTCAGTCTCTGATAAAACTTTGGCTATGGTAGAGGATCGCTTGAGAATACTGTTAGGGCTTTAA
- a CDS encoding CheR family methyltransferase, whose protein sequence is MNLEEFEIFQEIIYKKTGILFETKKLYYVERRIKERMKYHNIEDLKSYARMLKYDYESRELETLVNSLTVNETYFFREYEQLKLFAEHILPLLTRRKRERQINVLSAGCSTGDEPYTLAIILNEMLDSDWNYEVVAVDINTDVLNYARAGIYIERAIREVPRVYLEKYFEKNGSSYAVKPMLKEKVTFLHRNLQHGLPDYEQYFDAIFCRNVLIYFDDKSRTAAIENLYRALIPSGYVFLGHSESMGLFSNLFRAEQINSTTVYRR, encoded by the coding sequence ATGAATTTAGAAGAATTTGAGATCTTTCAGGAGATTATCTACAAAAAAACCGGTATTCTCTTTGAAACGAAAAAGCTTTATTATGTAGAGCGCAGGATTAAAGAGCGAATGAAATATCATAACATAGAGGATCTGAAGAGTTACGCCCGGATGCTAAAGTATGATTACGAAAGCCGTGAGCTGGAAACGTTGGTCAACTCCTTAACAGTAAACGAGACTTATTTTTTCCGCGAATACGAGCAGCTAAAACTATTTGCGGAGCATATCCTGCCGCTTTTGACCAGGCGTAAAAGGGAGCGGCAGATCAATGTTCTATCTGCAGGTTGTTCTACGGGGGATGAACCCTATACGCTGGCCATAATACTGAATGAAATGTTGGACAGCGATTGGAATTATGAGGTTGTGGCTGTGGATATCAATACCGATGTTTTAAACTATGCCAGGGCCGGTATTTACATAGAAAGAGCGATTAGGGAGGTCCCTCGTGTCTACCTGGAAAAATATTTTGAAAAAAACGGCAGCAGTTATGCTGTAAAACCAATGCTTAAAGAGAAAGTTACTTTTTTGCACAGAAACCTGCAGCACGGTTTGCCGGATTACGAGCAGTACTTTGATGCAATCTTTTGCAGGAATGTCTTAATTTATTTTGATGACAAGAGCAGGACTGCTGCTATAGAAAATCTTTACCGGGCCCTGATCCCAAGCGGGTATGTATTTCTCGGTCATTCCGAGTCCATGGGATTATTTTCCAATTTATTTCGGGCTGAACAGATTAATTCTACTACCGTTTACAGGCGTTAG
- a CDS encoding cytidine deaminase translates to MNPQELIQAALDAKKHAYVPYSKFPVGAALLTKSGKIYTGCNVEIGSIGLTICAERTAVVKAVSEGEKEFSAICCVADTEEYCSPCGACRQFIAEFGMDTVVIMANKHGDYKTAPISGLLPHAFVLDKELD, encoded by the coding sequence ATGAATCCTCAGGAATTAATTCAAGCCGCGTTAGATGCCAAGAAACATGCTTACGTTCCCTACTCTAAATTCCCTGTGGGGGCCGCTTTGTTAACCAAATCGGGCAAGATCTATACGGGCTGCAATGTGGAGATTGGCTCCATTGGGCTCACCATCTGTGCGGAACGCACCGCCGTTGTTAAAGCCGTTTCCGAAGGAGAAAAAGAGTTTAGCGCCATTTGCTGTGTTGCCGATACCGAGGAATATTGTTCCCCGTGCGGTGCGTGCCGGCAGTTTATTGCTGAGTTTGGCATGGATACTGTCGTCATCATGGCCAATAAGCACGGGGATTATAAGACAGCTCCAATCTCAGGACTCTTACCCCATGCTTTCGTGCTGGATAAAGAGCTGGACTAA